The window ACAGCATACTGGTCCAATCTTCTCAATCTATTGGTGGTTTTTCAGTTGGAACTATTATAACTTATTGAGGAAGAGAGTTGGGAGGTGGGATTATGATTGGCCATGGGAAGTGTTGTGGAAAACATATGCACCTACTAAGGTTGCCTGCTGCAAGGGATGCTTGTTTAACCCATGATATTTGCGAAAATGTGGTTTTTGATATGTATTAGATGTTTTCTATGTGAAAGATCAGTAGAGATACAAATCATCTACTACTGCATTGTGAAAGTAGCTGGCAACTTGGATGCTGTTCTTCAATGTTTTTGGCGTTCATTTGGTCATTCCAGCATATGTAAAGAGTTTACTTCAATGCCGGAGAAGTCATAACACTGGCAGGAGGTTCAAGAGGATTTGGAGGATAATTCTGCTGTATCATGTGGAGTTTGGAGTTGGATTGAGAAATAGGAGATGTTTTGAAGGAAAAAAGCAACATTTATCTTTTGTTAAAAATAGTTGTATAAAAAGCGTGTACTTGTCGAGTAAGGAAACTAGGATGGAAGATATGAATCAACTTGTTAAGTTCGTATTCCCAAAACTCTGTTGATGTTTAGATAAGAGCATTTGTATTTTGTTGATGTATGAGGTTGATTTTTCGTAACTTGTTAATTTATATCTCTCGAATAATTTAAATATTCTGACAGCATGATAGCACactgcaacaacaacatacacagtgaaatcccacaagtggtgtctggagagggtagagagTATGTAGCCTTACCATTGACTCGTGGAGGTAGCATGACAGTACACTAAAAGAGTTTTTTAAACCATTGACGAGTCAGACCAGGTAGAACATAATGCTGTACTAGAAATGGCAACTGCAAGTACAAGTGATGATTTTCTAATCATCAAGATATCAAATAAATGTAGTGATGCTTAcaattaaataacaaactaaaagtCGAAAGAACAAGGTTTTGACGCTCATTACTTGGCAACCATTGCAAACTAAACTCTAAACCAGCTTCCGTACCTGGGTCATTGGGGTCTGGGGATAGAATGACAAAAGTTACAGGCAGAAAGAAACATAGTCAAGAAGAACTCACAGGTGTGCTATCTTGCATCCGAAATTGTAAAAGTAGGGGCATAAACTTCTTAGATCAACATGTGCTGCATCAGCTCCTATCTCATTTCTCGTTTTGGCTCTGGTAAATTAACATACAGAAAACAAACAGGTTTCCACTGTCAGATCTACAAAACAAGAGGACCACTTGTATACAAAGAACTTTAATACTGAGATAAGACACCCAAACTTCGGCAACCCCACCACAAGGGAGAAAAGTTAGACTTGAGATGTGAATTGTCATATGAGATACACATCATGTTCTAAAGAGCAGAATAGAGTCTGAGCATGCAAAATTTCATCAGGCCAAAGAGAACATCAAGCGACTTACAATCCTTTAATTGAAttctaaaatatactataataaattGATGTCGGCACAAGTAAGACGAAGTGTCCATACATATCCAACATCTCTTCCAATAACAACCACTTTTCGCATACTAACTAATTCAGCTTTTGTTTAAAATAGAGGAAAGCATGAAAGTATAAGGAGAAACACTATGATCTTTACTTACTTGATATCAAAATAAGGAGGAACTTTGATCGATACTGCTTGTCTCACATATAGCTCCTGGGCAAGCCAAAAGGGCATTTCTACATGTGTACCAGCCTCCACCTGGATTTGAAAGAGGAAATAACCATCACTTTTTGGTCACGAAAACAAAACAGATTCGACATAGATTTCCCTCAGAATTTTACCTTGTTAGTATCATCAGCACAATCAAATATCCCAACTTCATTAGCTGTTTGCAAAAACACAGCTGGAACCATCTGAATTACAAAACAAGTAtcaaccataaatatatttacatcaataGCTCATGAGAATCATTTTTAACAAAAGAGAAAAGGCATAATGAAAATTCATGAACTAGTGATTACCTCTTCTTCAGCTAATATATCATCAATGTCATAATAACTTGCCATCTTCGATTGGAGAAAAAAAAGGAACTTCACGACAGTTTGGGCTCCGACTCAGTAGACAACTTGCTGCAATCCAACACCCAAAAAAACTATGAATATTTTGAACCTATCTGATTTCATAATCGGACCATAATTGAGTTCATTGATACAGCCATCAAGAAAATTTgtacaaaaaaaatagttttttaccACGCAAAATTAGCAGAAACAGATATTAATAACTCACTCAAGCCTTGGGTATGAAAAAATCCTACATAGAAAGCACTACCATTTAGGCCCTACCTGACATGAACTCACATATAAGCCGTACTCCAATATCAATACCGAACACCCTACTCAATGCAAATCCGAATAAATCAGACTCCAATGTGATACCGGACACCCTAACCTACACAAATTCAGATAAGTCAAGCTCCAATACCGGACACCTTACCCGACACAAATCTTCAAAACTCAAAACTCAAATGCTGATAATGGACATCCTACCTGACACAAATTCAATAAATCAGACTCCAATGCCGATGCCAAACACCCTACACAACACAACAAATTCGAATAAGTCAAACTCCAATGCTGGTATCGGACACCCTACCTGACACAATTCCAGATAAGTCTGACTCCAGTGCTGTACCGAACACCCTACCCAACACAAATCTGAATAAGTTAGACTCCAATGTTGATACCTAACACAAATTTGAATGAGTCAGACTCCTATGCTGATACCAAACACCCTACCCAACACAAATGTGAATAACTCAGACTCTAATATTGGTACCATACACCCTACCCAACACAAATCTAGATAAGTATGACTCCAATGCTGGTACCGAACATCCTAACCAACACAAATCCAGATAAGTCTGACTGCAATGCTGGTATCGGACACCCTACCCGACACAAATCTGAATAACTCAGACTCTAATGCTAGTATCAAACACCCTACCTGACACAAATCTGAATAAGTCAGTCTCCAATGATGATACCGGACACCCTACCCGACACAAATATGAATAACTCAGACTCCAATGCTGGTACCGAACACCCTACCTGACATAAATCTGAATAACTCAGACTCTAATGCTAGTATCAAACACCCTGTCTGACACATATCTGAATAAGTCAGTCTCCAATGATGATACCGGACACCCTACCCAACAAAAATCTGAATAACTCAGACTCCAATGCTGGTACCGAACACCCTACCAGACACAAATATGAATAACTCAGACTCCAATGCTGGTACCGAACATCCCACCCAACGCGAATACAGATAAATCACACTCCAATACTGGTACCAAACACCCTACCTAATGAGAATTCAGATAAATCACACTCCACTacatggaaaaaaaaataaaaaaaatactcactCTGCAACTTGCAGAAATAGAAAACCCAAAAATTTTAAGAACATTTCAAACCTATCTTATTTCAGAATAATTACAACAATTAactaaaaaacacaaaattatatCTAAAAATGACTgctattatttaaaattagaccaAAAAGCCATTAGATCTTAACAAAAATCAGGCACGTGAATCTAAATTAGTCAAGCTATAATGCTCGTATCGAACGCCCTACCCAATGCGAATTCAAATAAGTCGAGCTCCAATACTAGTAACGAACACCGAATgataaaccaaaaaaattaaaacatattgaagaaaaaaaaactactcACTTTGAAGTACACAATGGAAGAGGGAGTtgttaatattttgaaatttgagaAGAAAAATGGCGCTAAATTTGTTAAATAATAGAGGAATTTTGTACATGAAAGAGAGAGAGTGTGTCATTTTGCCccttaaaaaatgaatattaaCGGAAATACCCTTGAAATATGAAGGGATTGACAGAATACGTAAATCGCATTGATGGGGAGCCCGATTTATGTACTTTTTTGCATTTCTTTGTTTTAAGtgcttttaaacactttttttttttaatgttctaacaaaataaaatatatataattgactaaatttcaaagttgaattGAAGTAGATGATcgtaatatttaaaatttatatgtttgaaaagtataaaaaaaatattttaaattgtagtCCT of the Capsicum annuum cultivar UCD-10X-F1 chromosome 11, UCD10Xv1.1, whole genome shotgun sequence genome contains:
- the LOC107846889 gene encoding DNA replication complex GINS protein PSF3, with the protein product MASYYDIDDILAEEEMVPAVFLQTANEVGIFDCADDTNKVEAGTHVEMPFWLAQELYVRQAVSIKVPPYFDIKAKTRNEIGADAAHVDLRSLCPYFYNFGCKIAHLIGEKTIGPLLLIAFRTRYREVLIKAHTAASIVAPKHLTLLTKEETKLYEAGQSSTAAFKKWRMGGPRLQKASVLGRKRKPVE